A section of the Streptomyces sp. Je 1-369 genome encodes:
- a CDS encoding ATP-grasp domain-containing protein — MSKVLLVHAKGGPPLGHVLSRTAARAEVHLLALSALPPAVAGPARRLCASVVTPDDAHRSDLVSLIVERAEAVGADAVLTFSEYAVVAVAEACEALGLAGAGGAAALARDKRLMRRTWQQHGLPQPEFRPVSTEADLHAAARELPGPLLLKAAWSAGSTAHRIIRDPREVPAAWSRSREVMAESAQLGFAELHVAEADADFVVEQIVTGTASDWFDEPGWGDYVSVEGVVADGTFHPVCISGRMPTVEPFTERASITPALLAQDAQDRIVDLARRAVDALGLRDCGTHTEIKLGADGRMWLIETAARFGGAMTVPQIEEVFGLDLVGMLVDHVVGRPVEWPEQALTPERARGAAGSLVVLAVDGEGEAWRGRKVWDFPSVSADVSLSRGSELSVVPESSLADGSVVPVYDPAAGANTMAALCLLSATTPRTVLRDFEALVDALPQVLPAARPEEVPA; from the coding sequence GTGAGCAAGGTGCTGTTAGTGCATGCCAAGGGTGGTCCGCCGCTCGGCCACGTCCTCTCCCGGACGGCCGCGAGGGCGGAAGTGCACCTGCTGGCGCTCAGCGCTCTGCCTCCCGCCGTGGCGGGGCCCGCCCGGAGACTGTGCGCGTCGGTCGTCACACCCGACGACGCGCACCGCTCCGACCTGGTGTCCCTCATCGTCGAGCGGGCCGAGGCCGTCGGCGCGGACGCGGTGCTCACCTTCTCCGAGTACGCGGTCGTGGCCGTCGCCGAGGCCTGCGAGGCGCTCGGTCTGGCGGGGGCCGGCGGCGCCGCCGCGCTCGCCCGCGACAAGCGGCTCATGCGGCGCACCTGGCAGCAACACGGCCTGCCGCAGCCCGAGTTCCGTCCCGTCAGCACCGAGGCCGACCTGCACGCGGCGGCCCGCGAGCTGCCGGGGCCGCTGCTCCTCAAGGCGGCCTGGAGTGCGGGGTCCACCGCGCACCGGATCATCCGCGACCCGCGCGAGGTCCCGGCCGCCTGGTCCCGCTCCCGCGAAGTGATGGCCGAGTCGGCCCAGTTGGGCTTCGCCGAACTGCATGTCGCCGAGGCGGACGCGGACTTCGTCGTCGAGCAGATCGTCACCGGCACCGCGTCGGACTGGTTCGACGAGCCCGGCTGGGGCGACTACGTGAGTGTCGAGGGCGTCGTCGCGGACGGCACCTTCCACCCGGTCTGCATCAGCGGCCGCATGCCGACCGTCGAGCCGTTCACCGAACGCGCGAGCATCACCCCCGCCCTCCTCGCCCAGGACGCCCAGGACCGGATCGTGGACCTGGCCCGGCGCGCGGTCGACGCGCTCGGCCTGCGCGACTGCGGGACGCACACGGAGATCAAGCTCGGCGCCGACGGCCGCATGTGGCTGATCGAGACCGCCGCACGGTTCGGCGGCGCGATGACCGTGCCGCAGATCGAGGAGGTCTTCGGCCTCGACCTCGTCGGCATGCTCGTCGACCACGTCGTCGGACGCCCCGTCGAGTGGCCCGAGCAGGCCCTCACCCCGGAGCGGGCGCGCGGCGCGGCGGGCTCCCTCGTCGTCCTCGCCGTCGACGGAGAAGGGGAGGCCTGGCGCGGTCGGAAGGTCTGGGACTTCCCTTCCGTGTCCGCGGACGTGTCCCTGAGCCGGGGGAGTGAGCTGTCGGTGGTCCCGGAGAGCTCCCTCGCCGACGGCAGCGTCGTGCCGGTGTACGACCCGGCCGCGGGCGCCAACACCATGGCTGCTCTCTGTCTGCTCTCCGCCACCACCCCGCGGACCGTGCTCCGCGACTTCGAGGCCCTGGTCGACGCCCTTCCCCAGGTGCTGCCCGCCGCCCGTCCCGAGGAGGTCCCGGCGTGA
- a CDS encoding M15 family metallopeptidase has protein sequence MTRIPASARRARTTRRGGRGLIVVGLMVGVIAVIAAAVLVRPAPTSSSGSSRSSFTASSAAPEGERTAPAGESDGVVPHDVTVFDDSSPAVAGLDTDLRAALREAATAAATNSGVEFRVNSGWRSTEYQNQLLREAVAEYGSESEAARWVATAETSPHVAGDAVDIGGADATTWLSGHGAAYGLCQIYRNEPWHYELRTDAADRGCPRMYADPTHDPRMRQQ, from the coding sequence ATGACTCGAATTCCAGCATCCGCACGGAGAGCACGGACGACGCGCCGCGGGGGTCGAGGGCTGATCGTTGTCGGGCTGATGGTCGGCGTCATCGCGGTGATCGCCGCGGCAGTCCTCGTCCGTCCGGCGCCGACGTCGTCGTCCGGGTCGTCCCGGTCGTCCTTCACCGCGTCTTCCGCGGCGCCGGAAGGCGAACGCACTGCACCGGCGGGGGAGTCGGACGGTGTTGTACCGCATGACGTGACCGTATTCGACGACTCGAGTCCGGCCGTGGCCGGACTCGATACGGATTTGCGCGCGGCGCTCCGCGAGGCAGCCACCGCCGCTGCCACAAACAGCGGCGTCGAATTCCGCGTCAACAGCGGGTGGCGTTCCACGGAATACCAGAATCAGCTCCTCCGCGAAGCGGTCGCGGAATACGGGTCCGAAAGCGAGGCCGCCCGTTGGGTGGCCACCGCGGAGACGTCCCCGCATGTGGCGGGGGACGCGGTCGACATCGGGGGAGCCGACGCGACGACGTGGCTGTCCGGGCACGGTGCCGCGTACGGGCTGTGCCAGATCTACCGCAACGAGCCCTGGCACTACGAGCTGCGCACGGACGCGGCGGACCGCGGCTGCCCGCGGATGTACGCCGACCCCACGCACGACCCGAGGATGCGGCAGCAGTGA
- a CDS encoding VOC family protein codes for MIGHLYTVVIDCPDPDELAGFYEKLLSLTRQPDTGDYVVLQNAAGSPVVAFQRVEDYRAPRWTDATRPAHMHIDVMVTNLDTAEAQVLALGATLLDGSDKPVGYRVYEDPVGHPFCLITPEGA; via the coding sequence ATGATCGGACACCTGTACACCGTTGTCATCGACTGCCCCGACCCTGACGAACTCGCCGGTTTCTACGAGAAGCTGCTGTCGCTCACACGGCAGCCGGACACCGGCGACTACGTTGTGCTCCAGAACGCGGCGGGCAGCCCGGTGGTCGCGTTCCAACGGGTGGAGGACTATCGCGCGCCGCGGTGGACGGATGCCACGCGTCCTGCGCACATGCACATCGACGTGATGGTCACGAACCTCGATACGGCCGAGGCCCAGGTACTCGCCCTCGGTGCGACGCTGCTGGATGGTTCGGACAAGCCGGTCGGGTACCGCGTCTACGAGGATCCCGTCGGCCATCCCTTCTGCCTGATCACTCCCGAGGGGGCCTGA
- a CDS encoding PEP/pyruvate-binding domain-containing protein yields MTAQLLTGPAEPATDRTVVGENLSLPLFRTLSGVLAGHPYLKVVVDRAENTWHLLDTAAHPFHVNYIATRILGMDLTALDADLDAFNASVYMDPDRRFLLGVLSLHTDEDTEGRERTFLVLETTEADTMQGELLSSFYEFVRTRVDGRLPLLLKPANHGQEEALAAISEQSVPRILSHELFGSRARTPLNPGDATGRLRYFRTHDAYTEAAGALGWSDIVAMPCLPDDVPRVAGFLNTAPITPLSHTNVLASGWGIPNAIVRDLEQLVEKDGLDGAWIRYRVREDEIALERLDHAPDLQAPAWHQQRIRLEPPLLEDAPVLALHRLRSTDRDRYGTKAANLGELHHVLDSRTADLTAFYGRPRPPREDLHGHLAARLGLGAFHTGAPTPGELRAAAAEFVAAAVSAPNGVALPFALQQHFLASSTVLQQGIGKLKMALELDATDVLDSLCLQLQHLIRQTPVPESVTRQISQAFPADSGGRLVVRSSSNAEDLPGFSAAGVYDSVTTVHGTGELLDAVRQVWASLLSPRSVRLRHQVGISLDDTYMGVIIQEYVPASLGGVLVTCNPTRREDFRNVYLNCSPGSPEQVVEGSVLPQQYLYNTVEGGGRTVALGSWGDGLSATTRARLADLSLTGRLLQSHFSADDVDRPLDIEWLMTDRGDFRLVQIRPYAL; encoded by the coding sequence GTGACCGCCCAACTGCTCACCGGCCCCGCCGAACCGGCCACGGACCGCACGGTCGTCGGCGAGAACCTCTCCCTGCCGCTCTTCCGCACCCTCTCCGGGGTCCTGGCGGGGCACCCGTACCTCAAAGTCGTCGTCGACCGTGCCGAGAACACCTGGCACCTCCTCGACACCGCAGCGCATCCCTTCCACGTCAACTACATCGCCACCCGCATCCTCGGCATGGACCTCACCGCGCTCGACGCGGACCTCGACGCGTTCAACGCCTCCGTCTACATGGACCCGGACCGCCGCTTCCTGCTCGGCGTGCTCTCCCTGCACACCGACGAGGACACCGAGGGCCGCGAACGCACCTTCCTCGTCCTGGAGACGACCGAAGCCGACACCATGCAGGGCGAACTGCTCTCCTCCTTCTACGAGTTCGTGCGCACCCGGGTCGACGGCAGGCTGCCCCTGCTCCTGAAGCCCGCCAACCACGGGCAGGAGGAGGCGCTCGCGGCGATCAGCGAGCAGAGCGTGCCGCGCATCCTCAGTCACGAACTCTTCGGCTCCCGCGCCCGCACCCCGCTCAACCCCGGCGACGCCACCGGACGGCTGCGGTACTTCCGCACGCACGACGCGTACACCGAGGCGGCGGGCGCACTCGGCTGGTCGGACATCGTGGCCATGCCCTGTCTGCCCGACGACGTGCCCCGGGTGGCCGGATTCCTCAACACCGCGCCGATCACCCCGCTCTCCCACACCAACGTCCTCGCCTCCGGGTGGGGCATCCCCAACGCGATCGTGCGCGACCTGGAACAGCTCGTCGAGAAGGACGGCCTGGACGGCGCGTGGATCCGCTACCGGGTCCGCGAGGACGAGATAGCCCTCGAACGCCTCGACCACGCACCGGACTTGCAGGCACCCGCCTGGCACCAGCAGCGCATCCGCCTCGAACCGCCCCTCCTCGAAGACGCGCCCGTCCTCGCCCTGCACCGGCTGCGCAGCACCGACCGCGACCGCTACGGCACCAAGGCCGCCAACCTCGGCGAGCTCCACCACGTCCTCGACAGCCGCACCGCCGACCTGACCGCGTTCTACGGCCGGCCGCGACCCCCGCGCGAGGACCTCCACGGACACCTCGCGGCCCGCCTCGGCCTGGGCGCCTTCCACACGGGCGCGCCCACCCCCGGCGAACTGCGCGCCGCGGCGGCCGAGTTCGTGGCCGCCGCGGTCAGCGCTCCGAACGGCGTCGCGCTGCCCTTCGCGCTCCAGCAGCACTTCCTCGCCTCGTCCACCGTCCTGCAACAGGGCATCGGCAAGCTCAAGATGGCGCTCGAACTCGACGCCACCGACGTCCTGGACTCGCTCTGCCTGCAACTCCAGCACCTCATCCGGCAGACACCCGTCCCCGAGTCGGTCACCCGGCAGATCAGCCAGGCGTTCCCCGCCGACTCCGGCGGCCGCCTCGTGGTGCGTTCCTCGTCCAACGCCGAGGATCTGCCGGGCTTCTCCGCGGCCGGTGTCTACGACTCCGTCACGACCGTCCACGGCACCGGTGAACTCCTGGACGCCGTACGCCAGGTGTGGGCCTCGCTGCTCTCACCGCGCAGCGTGCGCCTGCGTCACCAGGTCGGCATCTCGCTGGACGACACGTACATGGGCGTCATCATCCAGGAGTACGTCCCCGCCTCGCTCGGCGGCGTCCTGGTGACCTGCAACCCGACCCGCCGCGAGGACTTCCGCAACGTCTATCTGAACTGTTCCCCCGGCTCCCCGGAGCAGGTCGTCGAGGGCTCCGTGCTGCCGCAGCAGTACCTGTACAACACCGTGGAGGGCGGCGGCCGCACCGTTGCCCTCGGCTCCTGGGGCGACGGGCTCTCCGCCACCACCCGCGCCAGGCTCGCCGACCTGTCGCTGACCGGGCGGCTCCTGCAGTCGCACTTCAGCGCGGACGACGTGGACAGGCCGCTGGACATCGAGTGGCTGATGACCGACCGGGGCGACTTCCGGCTGGTCCAGATCCGCCCGTACGCGCTGTGA
- a CDS encoding PAS domain-containing protein has product MDDSTFKALSRTGTPGRYAAFADLVDLAPAAAFIRDSDGRYLWANHAYAHLYGTVPEQVIGKYIEDLDEPAEADQFRALDQEILSRGTPVRHTLAYRRRDGSAGRAVGHRFPVRENARTCVAGIYVDVTDHLRATVQWQEAEENLQALRDHSGLPCALLSANGRVVEASAAAAELFQVSPHDLVGRRAHTLLAPEPGLDLDRLHRRWNGLISRRTRRVETSAVLVDAHGMQRRAQLHLTTIGHSAGRARHVWAVVTHQSLAHEAHPALTAAQIRILSLLAEGSSNGDIATSLHLSRQTVDYHLSRLRDLLGAGDPPLPGRPRLRPGHPGAPRVAAALGDGGASAQHGLTYWALSEC; this is encoded by the coding sequence GTGGACGATTCCACTTTCAAGGCACTGAGCAGGACCGGGACCCCCGGCAGATACGCGGCCTTCGCAGACCTCGTGGACCTCGCCCCCGCCGCCGCGTTCATACGGGACAGCGACGGCCGCTACCTGTGGGCCAACCACGCCTACGCGCACCTCTACGGCACGGTCCCGGAGCAGGTGATCGGCAAGTACATCGAGGACCTCGACGAGCCCGCGGAGGCCGACCAGTTCCGCGCCCTCGACCAGGAGATCCTCAGCCGGGGCACACCGGTGCGCCACACCCTCGCCTACCGGCGCCGGGACGGCAGCGCGGGCCGGGCGGTGGGTCACCGCTTCCCCGTCCGGGAGAACGCGCGGACCTGCGTCGCCGGGATCTACGTGGACGTCACCGACCACCTGCGCGCCACGGTCCAGTGGCAGGAGGCCGAGGAGAATCTGCAAGCCCTGCGCGACCACAGCGGTCTGCCCTGCGCGCTGCTCTCGGCGAACGGGCGGGTGGTCGAGGCGAGCGCGGCGGCGGCCGAACTGTTCCAGGTCAGCCCGCACGACTTGGTGGGCCGCCGCGCGCACACGCTGCTCGCACCCGAGCCCGGCCTCGACCTCGACCGGCTGCACCGCCGCTGGAACGGCCTGATATCCCGCCGCACGCGACGGGTGGAGACGTCCGCGGTACTCGTGGACGCGCACGGTATGCAGCGCCGGGCGCAGCTCCACCTCACGACGATCGGGCACTCGGCGGGGCGGGCGCGGCACGTGTGGGCCGTGGTCACGCATCAGAGCCTCGCCCACGAGGCGCATCCCGCACTGACCGCCGCGCAGATCCGCATCCTGTCGCTGCTCGCGGAGGGCAGCAGCAACGGCGACATCGCCACGTCGCTGCACCTCTCGCGGCAGACGGTCGACTACCACCTCAGCCGTCTGCGTGACCTCTTGGGCGCGGGCGACCCGCCCCTCCCTGGTCGCCCGCGCCTACGTCCTGGGCATCCTGGCGCCCCGCGCGTGGCCGCCGCGCTCGGCGACGGCGGCGCATCCGCTCAGCACGGTCTGACCTACTGGGCCCTCAGCGAATGTTGA
- a CDS encoding response regulator transcription factor: MRVLIVEDEPYLAEAIRDGLRLEAIAADIAGDGDTALELLDCNGYDIAVLDRDIPGPSGDEIARRIVASGSGMPILMLTAADRLDDKASGFELGADDYLTKPFELRELALRLRALDRRRAHSRPPVREIAGLRLDPFRREVYRDDRFIALTRKQFAVLEVLIASEGGVVSAEELLERAWDENADPFTNAVRITVSALRKRLGEPWVIATVPGVGYRIATVRPELGGEGSTRA; this comes from the coding sequence ATGCGTGTGCTGATCGTCGAAGACGAGCCCTATCTCGCGGAGGCCATCCGGGACGGCCTGCGCCTGGAGGCGATCGCGGCCGACATCGCGGGCGACGGCGACACCGCTCTGGAACTGCTCGACTGCAACGGTTACGACATCGCGGTCCTCGACAGGGACATCCCCGGCCCGTCCGGCGACGAGATCGCCCGCCGCATCGTCGCGTCCGGCAGCGGCATGCCGATCCTCATGCTCACCGCGGCCGACCGTCTCGACGACAAGGCCTCCGGATTCGAGCTGGGAGCCGACGACTACCTCACGAAACCGTTCGAGCTCCGTGAACTCGCGCTCAGGCTCAGGGCCCTCGATCGCAGACGGGCCCACAGCAGGCCTCCCGTACGGGAGATCGCCGGTCTGCGCCTCGACCCGTTCCGCAGGGAGGTGTACAGGGACGACCGCTTCATCGCCCTGACCAGGAAGCAGTTCGCCGTACTGGAAGTGCTCATCGCATCGGAAGGCGGTGTCGTCAGCGCCGAGGAGCTCCTCGAACGCGCGTGGGACGAGAACGCGGACCCGTTCACCAATGCCGTACGCATCACCGTCTCGGCGCTGCGCAAGCGGCTCGGCGAACCGTGGGTCATCGCCACCGTGCCGGGCGTCGGCTACCGCATCGCTACGGTGCGGCCCGAGCTCGGCGGCGAGGGAAGCACCCGTGCTTAG
- a CDS encoding endonuclease/exonuclease/phosphatase family protein: MTRVDVAEKVRDVRAQGDRAADTRGTRRPRVSHPSIRSLRRRGPWKRGLVTAALALALGLLMLLHERITDRGGVGSLLETFLPWFGLGVPVLLVIALWRRSASAAIALLLPVTAWLSLFGGLLGDRSQPGGDLIVVSHNVAAENADPVGTARALAASGADVLALEEISEEARGTYEKELAKAYPHHTVQGTVGLWSRSPLSHTRPVDTEQDVGPLGDSKPPSAKLTGNRALRTTVATGKGPVAVYVAHLGSVRVTSDGGFGTATRNRNAQALAHALAAERNERVVLLGDLNGTVDDRALGGITSQLHSAHDEAGNGFGFSWPARFPVARIDQILVRGVEAKSAWQLPETGSDHLPVAAAISW, translated from the coding sequence ATGACGCGGGTGGACGTGGCGGAGAAGGTGCGAGATGTCCGCGCGCAGGGTGATCGTGCGGCGGATACGCGGGGGACTCGGCGTCCCCGCGTCAGCCACCCGTCGATACGTTCCCTCCGCCGCCGGGGACCGTGGAAGCGCGGCCTGGTGACCGCGGCACTCGCGCTCGCGCTGGGCCTGCTCATGCTGCTGCACGAGCGGATCACCGACCGGGGTGGCGTCGGCAGCCTGCTGGAGACGTTCCTGCCGTGGTTCGGTCTGGGCGTACCCGTGCTGCTCGTCATCGCGCTGTGGCGCCGCTCCGCCTCCGCGGCGATCGCGCTGCTCCTGCCGGTCACGGCGTGGCTGAGCCTCTTCGGCGGGCTGCTCGGAGACAGGTCCCAGCCGGGCGGTGACCTCATCGTGGTCAGTCACAACGTCGCCGCCGAGAACGCCGACCCGGTCGGTACCGCCCGCGCCCTGGCAGCCTCCGGAGCGGACGTGCTGGCGCTGGAGGAGATCAGTGAGGAGGCCAGGGGGACGTACGAGAAGGAGCTGGCGAAGGCGTACCCGCACCACACCGTGCAGGGCACGGTCGGGCTGTGGAGCCGGTCGCCGCTCTCCCACACGCGGCCGGTCGACACCGAGCAGGACGTCGGCCCTCTCGGCGACAGCAAGCCGCCGTCGGCCAAACTGACCGGCAACAGGGCGCTGCGCACCACGGTGGCGACGGGCAAGGGTCCCGTCGCCGTGTATGTAGCTCATCTCGGCTCCGTACGGGTGACCTCGGACGGAGGCTTCGGTACGGCCACGCGGAACAGGAACGCCCAGGCACTCGCCCACGCCCTCGCCGCCGAGCGGAACGAGCGGGTGGTGCTGCTCGGCGACCTGAACGGAACCGTGGACGACCGCGCCCTCGGCGGCATCACCTCGCAGCTGCACTCCGCCCATGACGAGGCGGGGAACGGCTTCGGGTTCAGCTGGCCCGCGAGGTTCCCCGTGGCGCGGATCGACCAGATTCTGGTCCGCGGGGTGGAGGCGAAGAGCGCGTGGCAGCTCCCGGAGACGGGCAGCGACCACTTGCCGGTGGCGGCCGCGATCAGCTGGTGA
- a CDS encoding lytic polysaccharide monooxygenase auxiliary activity family 9 protein, with amino-acid sequence MDKKRKIAAAIGAGMAPVLALTLPTGSASAHGYVNAPASRQAQCAARTVACGDIKYEPQSVEGPKGLRSCSGGNARFAELDNDAKGWKVSDVSRTQTFTWTFTARHRTANYEYFVDGTKVATVDGHNQQPPTTVSHQVNLGNFTGRHKVLAVWNIGDTSNAFYACIDVNIR; translated from the coding sequence ATGGACAAGAAGCGGAAGATCGCCGCAGCGATCGGTGCCGGCATGGCGCCCGTTCTCGCTCTCACACTGCCGACCGGCTCCGCCAGCGCGCACGGATACGTGAACGCGCCGGCGAGCCGGCAGGCGCAGTGCGCCGCCCGGACCGTGGCCTGTGGCGACATCAAGTACGAGCCGCAGAGCGTCGAGGGCCCCAAGGGCCTGCGCAGCTGCAGCGGCGGCAACGCGCGGTTCGCCGAGCTGGACAACGACGCCAAGGGCTGGAAGGTCAGCGACGTCAGCAGGACGCAGACCTTCACCTGGACGTTCACCGCGCGGCACCGCACGGCGAACTACGAGTACTTCGTCGACGGTACGAAGGTCGCGACCGTCGACGGCCACAACCAGCAGCCGCCGACGACCGTCTCGCACCAGGTCAACCTCGGCAACTTCACCGGCAGGCACAAGGTTCTCGCGGTGTGGAACATCGGCGACACGTCCAACGCCTTCTACGCGTGCATCGACGTCAACATTCGCTGA